In the Burkholderia cenocepacia genome, one interval contains:
- a CDS encoding cytochrome-c peroxidase → MTARPAFPSPDASGTPVPRAPSRLLRRVAFVLGAAVIGYGAFAIAFPAQVPAAIGTVVADWTGANPHPVVLQRPAAQPLSAVAQLGRALFHDPSLSASGKQSCASCHSPDHAYGPPNALDVQPGGLAMTQQGYRPPPSLMYLYRQPNFSIGPDAGENDAAPSVAQQATAAAGVVKAQKVAGTSAAPQLVPQGGMFWDGRADTLQQQAFGPLLNPVEMANASVDDVARKLAQSSHRAQFEQLFGARVFSTPQLAVSEAMFAIARYQVEDPSFHPYDSKYDRWLEGRARLTQAELRGLRLFNDPDKANCAGCHLSKPGKDGLPPMFTDYQYEALGAPRNRALAQNRNPAFYDLGVCGPFRDDLKDQTQYCGMFLTPTLRNSATRHVFFHNGVFHTLDQVMAFYNERSISPQKFYSRGADGKVDEYDDIPPKYRANVDVTDAPFDRKPGDKPAMTAQDIKDIEAFLGTLTDAPAQH, encoded by the coding sequence ATGACAGCTCGCCCCGCCTTTCCGTCCCCCGACGCCTCCGGCACGCCCGTGCCGCGCGCCCCTTCCCGCTTGCTGCGCCGCGTGGCGTTCGTGCTAGGCGCGGCCGTGATCGGCTATGGCGCGTTCGCGATCGCGTTTCCCGCCCAGGTGCCGGCGGCGATCGGCACCGTGGTCGCCGACTGGACCGGCGCGAATCCGCATCCGGTCGTGTTGCAGCGGCCCGCCGCGCAGCCGCTGTCGGCGGTCGCGCAGCTCGGGCGCGCGCTGTTCCACGATCCGTCGCTGTCCGCATCGGGCAAGCAGTCGTGCGCGTCGTGCCATAGTCCCGATCATGCGTATGGCCCACCGAATGCGCTCGACGTGCAACCGGGCGGCCTCGCGATGACGCAGCAGGGCTATCGTCCGCCGCCGTCGCTGATGTACCTGTACCGCCAGCCGAATTTCAGCATCGGCCCCGACGCCGGTGAAAACGACGCCGCGCCGAGCGTCGCGCAGCAGGCCACGGCGGCGGCCGGCGTCGTCAAGGCGCAGAAGGTGGCCGGTACGTCGGCCGCGCCGCAGCTCGTGCCGCAAGGCGGGATGTTCTGGGACGGCCGCGCCGATACGCTGCAGCAACAGGCGTTCGGCCCGCTGCTGAATCCGGTCGAGATGGCGAATGCGAGCGTCGACGACGTCGCACGCAAGCTCGCGCAGTCGTCGCATCGCGCGCAATTCGAGCAGCTGTTCGGCGCGCGCGTGTTCTCCACGCCGCAGCTCGCGGTGTCGGAAGCGATGTTCGCGATCGCGCGCTATCAGGTCGAGGATCCGTCGTTCCATCCGTACGACAGCAAGTACGACCGCTGGCTCGAAGGCCGCGCGCGCCTCACGCAGGCCGAACTGCGCGGGCTGCGCCTGTTCAACGATCCGGACAAGGCGAATTGCGCGGGCTGCCACCTGTCGAAGCCCGGCAAGGACGGGCTGCCGCCGATGTTTACCGATTACCAGTACGAGGCGCTCGGCGCGCCGCGCAACCGGGCGCTCGCGCAGAACCGCAACCCGGCGTTCTACGATCTCGGCGTGTGCGGGCCGTTCCGCGACGACCTGAAGGACCAGACACAGTATTGCGGGATGTTCCTGACGCCGACGCTGCGTAATTCGGCGACACGCCACGTGTTCTTCCACAACGGCGTATTCCACACGCTCGACCAGGTGATGGCGTTCTACAACGAGCGCAGCATCTCGCCGCAGAAGTTCTATTCGCGCGGCGCGGACGGCAAGGTCGACGAATACGACGACATTCCGCCGAAATATCGCGCGAACGTCGACGTGACCGATGCGCCGTTCGATCGCAAGCCGGGCGACAAACCCGCGATGACGGCGCAGGACATCAAGGATATCGAAGCGTTCCTCGGCACGCTGACGGACGCCCCGGCGCAGCACTGA
- a CDS encoding DUF1488 domain-containing protein encodes MTGRQMHIVFPSEPPEYCARDLVVAFSALVDGHCVQCAVTAEALEDHFGARSLLERDLLSAFDAHRSAIEAMARRMLEEIGGRPVLLHSGHFRLGD; translated from the coding sequence ATGACAGGCCGACAGATGCACATTGTTTTCCCGTCCGAACCGCCGGAATACTGCGCGCGCGACCTGGTCGTCGCGTTTTCGGCGCTGGTCGACGGCCATTGCGTCCAGTGCGCGGTCACGGCCGAGGCGCTGGAAGATCATTTCGGCGCGCGGTCGCTGCTCGAGCGCGATCTGCTGAGCGCATTCGACGCGCACCGGTCGGCCATCGAGGCGATGGCACGGCGCATGCTCGAGGAAATCGGCGGCCGGCCGGTGCTGCTGCACAGCGGGCACTTCCGGCTCGGCGACTGA
- the lhpI gene encoding bifunctional Delta(1)-pyrroline-2-carboxylate/Delta(1)-piperideine-2-carboxylate reductase — protein sequence MPAFSPIPVFDAADTAALLDYPALLATLRQAVVEYAAGDIVSPERLVVPLQGGGVMLSMPSSAHDLASHKLVNVCPGNGARGLPTILGQVTAYDATTGEMRFALDGPTVTGRRTAAITALGIQALHGAAPRDILLIGTGKQAANHAEALAAIFPDAHLHVRGTSADSAAAFCAAHRAHATRLAPLDGDAIPDAIDVVVTLTTSRTPVYREAAREGRLVVGVGAFTADAAEIDASTVRGSRLVVDDPAGARHEAGDLIVAQVDWQHVASLADVLNGTFARGGPLLFKSVGCAAWDLAACRTARDALAARQAG from the coding sequence ATGCCCGCCTTTTCCCCGATTCCCGTTTTCGATGCGGCCGACACGGCCGCGCTGCTCGACTATCCGGCGCTGCTCGCCACGCTCAGGCAAGCGGTCGTCGAGTATGCGGCGGGCGACATCGTCAGCCCCGAGCGCCTGGTCGTGCCGCTGCAAGGCGGCGGCGTGATGCTGTCGATGCCGTCGAGCGCCCACGACCTGGCGAGCCACAAGCTCGTCAACGTGTGCCCCGGCAACGGCGCGCGCGGGTTGCCGACGATTCTCGGCCAGGTCACCGCGTACGACGCCACCACCGGAGAAATGCGCTTCGCGCTCGACGGCCCGACGGTCACCGGCCGCCGCACGGCGGCGATCACCGCGCTCGGCATCCAGGCGCTGCATGGCGCCGCGCCGCGCGACATCCTGCTGATCGGCACCGGCAAGCAGGCGGCCAATCACGCGGAAGCGCTCGCGGCGATCTTTCCGGACGCGCACCTTCACGTGCGCGGCACGAGCGCGGACAGCGCGGCAGCCTTCTGCGCCGCCCACCGCGCGCATGCGACGCGGCTCGCGCCGCTCGACGGCGACGCGATTCCCGACGCGATCGACGTGGTCGTCACGCTGACGACGAGCCGCACGCCCGTCTACCGCGAAGCCGCGCGCGAAGGCCGGCTCGTGGTCGGCGTCGGCGCGTTCACTGCGGATGCCGCCGAGATCGACGCCAGCACGGTGCGGGGCAGCCGGCTCGTGGTCGACGATCCGGCCGGCGCGCGCCACGAAGCCGGCGACCTGATCGTCGCGCAGGTGGACTGGCAGCACGTCGCGTCGCTCGCCGACGTGCTGAACGGCACCTTCGCCCGCGGCGGCCCGCTGCTGTTCAAGAGCGTCGGCTGCGCCGCATGGGACCTGGCGGCGTGCCGCACCGCGCGCGACGCGCTGGCCGCGCGCCAGGCCGGCTGA
- a CDS encoding amino acid permease, producing MVSGNESDGLKRGLKNRHIQLIALGGALGTGLFLGIAQTIKMAGPSVLLGYAVAGIVAFFIMRQLGEMVVDEPVAGSFSYFADKYVGHFTGFLSGWNYWVLYILVSMAELSAVGIYVQYWWPGVPTWVSALVFFVAINLLNLASVKSYGETEFWFSIIKVAAIVGMIGFGGWLLASGHAGPEASIANLWQHGGFFPNGVSGLVMSMAAIMFSFGGLELIGITAAEADDPKRSIPRATNQVIYRILIFYIGALAVLLSLYPWEKVVTGGSPFVLIFHALSSNLVANVLNVVVLTAALSVYNSGVYSNSRMLFGLAQQGNAPKVLCSVNKRGIPLAALGASALATGVCVLVNYFMPGKAFEVLMGLVVSALIINWAMITLIHLKFRQAKRAAGEETSFRSLGYPFTNYLCLAFMAGILVVMYLTPDLRLSVYLIPVWLAVLAIGYRFRQKNAGFAVHDGASAR from the coding sequence ATGGTTTCTGGAAACGAGAGCGACGGCCTGAAGCGCGGGCTGAAGAACCGGCACATCCAGCTGATTGCGCTCGGCGGCGCGCTCGGCACGGGGCTGTTCCTCGGCATCGCGCAGACGATCAAGATGGCCGGCCCGTCCGTGCTGCTCGGCTATGCGGTGGCCGGCATCGTTGCGTTCTTCATCATGCGTCAGCTCGGCGAGATGGTCGTCGACGAGCCCGTCGCGGGCTCGTTCAGCTACTTCGCCGACAAATACGTCGGCCACTTCACCGGTTTCCTGTCCGGCTGGAACTACTGGGTGCTGTACATCCTCGTCAGCATGGCCGAACTGTCGGCCGTCGGGATCTACGTGCAGTACTGGTGGCCGGGCGTGCCGACCTGGGTGTCGGCGCTCGTGTTCTTCGTCGCGATCAACCTGCTGAACCTGGCGAGCGTGAAATCGTACGGCGAGACGGAATTCTGGTTCTCGATCATCAAGGTCGCCGCGATCGTCGGGATGATCGGCTTCGGCGGCTGGCTGCTCGCAAGTGGCCATGCAGGGCCTGAAGCGAGCATCGCGAACCTGTGGCAGCACGGCGGTTTCTTCCCGAACGGCGTGTCGGGGCTCGTGATGTCGATGGCCGCGATCATGTTCTCGTTCGGCGGGCTGGAGCTGATCGGCATCACCGCGGCCGAGGCCGACGATCCGAAGCGCAGCATTCCGCGTGCGACCAACCAGGTCATCTACCGCATCCTGATTTTCTACATCGGCGCGCTGGCCGTGCTGCTGTCGCTGTATCCGTGGGAGAAGGTCGTCACCGGCGGCAGCCCGTTCGTGCTGATCTTCCACGCGCTGAGCAGCAACCTGGTCGCGAACGTGCTGAACGTCGTCGTGCTGACGGCCGCGCTGTCGGTCTACAACAGCGGCGTGTACAGCAACAGCCGCATGCTGTTCGGCCTCGCGCAGCAGGGCAACGCGCCGAAGGTGCTGTGCTCGGTGAACAAGCGCGGCATCCCGCTTGCCGCGCTCGGCGCGTCGGCGCTCGCGACCGGCGTGTGCGTGCTGGTCAACTACTTCATGCCGGGCAAGGCGTTCGAGGTGCTGATGGGCCTCGTCGTGTCGGCGCTGATCATCAACTGGGCGATGATCACCCTGATCCACCTGAAGTTCCGCCAGGCCAAGCGTGCTGCCGGGGAGGAGACTTCCTTCCGCAGTCTGGGCTATCCTTTCACGAATTACCTGTGCCTGGCATTCATGGCCGGCATTCTCGTCGTGATGTACCTGACGCCGGATCTCCGTCTGTCGGTGTACCTGATCCCGGTATGGCTCGCGGTGCTCGCGATCGGGTATCGCTTCCGTCAGAAGAATGCCGGCTTTGCGGTGCACGACGGCGCGTCCGCACGCTGA
- a CDS encoding EamA family transporter has protein sequence MPIPVLFAVLCAAFLHASWNALVRSSGDRLRSATVLQIAIGLFALLFLPAAAPITPSSWLCVVASAVLHVVYTLLLVRAYEHGDLSVAYPVARGTAPLLVTLGAAAFAGERLNVGAQCGLVLICAGIMAIGLERGRGAKHRMTQVLPTAFATGVSIAAYSVVDGIGVRESGSTVGYTAWMFVLTGALMAVYYRLRAGPLRLTQEVGETVKAACGGVFAALAYGIVIWAMDRAPMGPVSALRETSVVFAALIARVYLGERLTPRRATGCAVIAAGALLISAFEAVR, from the coding sequence GTGCCGATCCCCGTTCTGTTTGCCGTTCTGTGCGCGGCGTTCCTGCACGCGTCATGGAATGCGCTGGTGCGCAGCAGCGGCGACCGGCTGCGCTCGGCCACGGTGCTGCAGATCGCGATCGGGCTGTTCGCGCTGCTGTTCCTGCCGGCTGCCGCGCCGATCACGCCATCGAGCTGGCTCTGCGTCGTCGCGTCTGCCGTGCTCCACGTCGTCTATACGCTGCTGCTCGTCCGCGCGTACGAGCACGGCGACCTGAGCGTCGCGTACCCGGTCGCGCGCGGCACCGCGCCGCTGCTCGTCACGCTCGGCGCGGCCGCGTTCGCGGGCGAGCGCCTGAACGTCGGCGCGCAATGCGGGCTCGTGCTGATCTGCGCGGGCATCATGGCGATCGGGCTGGAGCGCGGGCGCGGCGCGAAACACCGGATGACGCAGGTACTGCCGACCGCGTTCGCGACCGGCGTGTCGATCGCGGCCTATAGCGTGGTGGACGGGATCGGTGTGCGCGAGAGCGGCAGCACGGTCGGCTATACCGCATGGATGTTCGTGCTGACCGGCGCGCTGATGGCCGTGTACTACCGGTTGCGGGCGGGGCCGTTGCGGCTCACGCAGGAGGTCGGCGAGACGGTGAAGGCCGCCTGCGGCGGGGTGTTCGCTGCACTCGCGTACGGCATCGTGATCTGGGCGATGGACCGCGCGCCGATGGGCCCGGTGTCGGCGCTGAGGGAGACGAGCGTGGTGTTCGCGGCGTTGATCGCGCGTGTGTATCTCGGCGAGCGGCTGACGCCGCGCCGGGCGACCGGGTGCGCGGTGATCGCGGCGGGCGCGTTGTTGATCAGTGCGTTCGAGGCGGTGCGGTAA
- a CDS encoding phospholipase C translates to MFRQALLVTACAGATLALFACGGSDDSTPAPVVSSQDALQTATPIKHVVVIYGENISFDHYFGTYPNATNPSGEPAFTAKSGTPTPNGLTGTLLTANPNFTNTANGTDAANPFRLDRTQAATADQNHAYTAEQQAEDNGLADLFPKYTGKGSSGGAGAFGTKGQVMGYFDGNTVTALWNYAQRFAMSDNTFTTGYGPSTPGALNVVAGQTNGMQIVKTSKQPSTLAASSYYINDGQGGLTMINDVDPGFDVCSSTTDQAMMTGKNIGDLLNAAKITWGGFMGGFNLSTTNGNGTTGCARSTVATAVNAATADYIPHHNWFQYYASTANPQHTRPSSIAAIGSSVQTDGKTAEPANHQYDTDDFFAAVKAGNFPSVSYLKAPAAQDGHAGYSDPLDEQAFVTKVVNFLQQQPDWQNTAVIVTYDDSDGWYDHVYTAPTHASSDPVDQLNGAGKCGTGGTTGVNGATVNGRCGPGVRIPLVVISPYAKQNYVDHTMLDQSSVVRFIEDNWLGGQRIGGGSFDATAGDLRNLFDFTSKPNTTPLYLDPTLGTALSAAPAI, encoded by the coding sequence ATGTTCCGTCAAGCCTTGCTTGTCACCGCCTGCGCCGGCGCCACGCTTGCGCTGTTCGCCTGCGGCGGCAGCGACGATTCCACGCCGGCGCCCGTCGTCTCGTCGCAGGATGCGCTGCAGACCGCCACGCCGATCAAGCACGTCGTCGTGATCTACGGCGAAAACATCTCGTTCGACCACTACTTCGGCACCTACCCGAACGCGACGAACCCGTCGGGCGAACCGGCGTTCACCGCCAAATCCGGCACGCCGACGCCGAACGGCCTGACGGGCACGCTGCTCACCGCGAACCCGAACTTCACGAACACGGCCAACGGCACCGACGCGGCGAACCCGTTCCGCCTCGACCGCACGCAGGCCGCGACCGCCGACCAGAACCACGCGTACACGGCCGAACAGCAGGCCGAGGACAACGGCCTCGCCGACCTGTTCCCGAAGTACACGGGCAAGGGCTCGTCCGGCGGCGCCGGCGCGTTCGGCACGAAGGGCCAGGTGATGGGCTACTTCGACGGCAACACGGTGACCGCGCTGTGGAACTACGCGCAGCGCTTCGCGATGAGCGACAACACGTTCACGACGGGCTACGGGCCGTCGACGCCGGGTGCGCTGAACGTCGTCGCGGGGCAGACCAACGGGATGCAGATCGTCAAGACGTCGAAGCAGCCGTCGACGCTCGCCGCCAGCTCGTACTACATCAATGACGGCCAGGGCGGCCTCACGATGATCAACGACGTCGATCCGGGCTTCGACGTGTGTTCGAGCACGACCGACCAGGCGATGATGACCGGCAAGAACATCGGCGACCTGCTGAATGCCGCGAAGATCACGTGGGGCGGCTTCATGGGCGGCTTCAACCTGTCGACGACGAACGGCAACGGCACGACGGGCTGCGCGCGCAGCACGGTCGCTACCGCCGTGAACGCCGCGACGGCCGACTACATCCCGCACCACAACTGGTTCCAGTACTACGCGTCGACCGCGAACCCGCAACACACGCGCCCGAGCTCGATCGCGGCGATCGGCTCGAGCGTCCAGACCGACGGCAAGACGGCCGAACCGGCGAACCACCAGTACGACACCGACGACTTCTTCGCCGCCGTGAAGGCCGGCAACTTCCCGTCGGTCAGCTACCTGAAGGCGCCGGCCGCGCAGGACGGGCATGCGGGCTATTCGGATCCGCTCGATGAGCAGGCGTTCGTGACGAAGGTCGTCAACTTCCTGCAGCAGCAGCCGGACTGGCAGAACACGGCCGTGATCGTCACCTATGACGACTCGGACGGCTGGTACGACCACGTGTACACGGCGCCGACGCACGCATCGTCGGACCCGGTCGACCAGCTCAACGGCGCCGGCAAGTGCGGCACGGGTGGCACCACCGGCGTGAACGGCGCGACCGTGAACGGCCGCTGCGGCCCGGGCGTGCGTATTCCGCTCGTCGTGATCTCGCCGTATGCGAAGCAGAACTACGTCGATCACACAATGCTCGACCAGTCGTCCGTCGTGCGCTTCATCGAGGACAACTGGCTCGGCGGCCAGCGGATCGGCGGCGGCTCGTTCGATGCGACGGCGGGCGACCTGCGCAACCTGTTCGACTTCACGTCGAAGCCGAACACGACGCCGCTGTATCTCGACCCGACGCTCGGCACCGCGTTGAGCGCGGCTCCGGCGATCTGA
- a CDS encoding DUF488 domain-containing protein: MGIRIIQLGTPRAAGEGLRIGTVRRPPRGVPKAEFASRNYYDVWLPTLSPSPELVAQAQAAETDAEWKAFKRHFRAEMAHGDPSKVLDLLAALSATTALSIGCYCDDERHCHRSVLRELLAERGAAIEPDAS, translated from the coding sequence ATGGGCATCCGGATCATCCAGCTCGGCACGCCGCGCGCGGCCGGCGAAGGCCTGCGGATCGGCACGGTGCGGCGGCCGCCGCGCGGCGTACCGAAGGCGGAATTCGCGTCGCGCAACTACTATGATGTATGGTTGCCGACGCTGTCGCCGAGCCCCGAACTCGTCGCACAGGCGCAGGCCGCCGAAACCGACGCGGAATGGAAGGCGTTCAAGCGCCACTTCCGCGCGGAGATGGCGCATGGCGATCCGTCGAAGGTGCTGGACCTGCTGGCTGCGCTGTCGGCGACCACCGCGCTGTCGATCGGCTGCTACTGCGACGACGAACGCCATTGCCACCGCAGCGTGCTGCGTGAACTGCTCGCGGAGCGCGGCGCGGCGATCGAGCCCGACGCGAGCTGA
- a CDS encoding response regulator transcription factor — MNASLSPAALRVFLVDHAVAVRQRIALLVGAIRGVAVVGEAEDGQDAWTHIRSSRADVVIVDVRLADGSGLDLIGMLSKAAPRIVTIVLTNHSAPAFREACATAGADYFFDKTVEFDAACRVIESLVHARAHRHRP, encoded by the coding sequence ATGAATGCCAGCCTGTCACCCGCCGCACTCAGGGTGTTCCTCGTCGATCACGCGGTTGCCGTCCGCCAGCGGATCGCGCTGCTCGTCGGCGCGATCCGCGGCGTTGCCGTGGTGGGCGAAGCGGAAGACGGCCAGGACGCGTGGACGCATATCCGCAGCAGTCGCGCGGACGTGGTGATCGTCGACGTGCGGCTCGCGGACGGCAGCGGTCTCGACCTGATCGGGATGCTGTCGAAGGCCGCGCCGCGCATCGTCACGATCGTGCTGACGAACCACTCGGCGCCGGCATTCAGAGAGGCATGCGCGACGGCGGGAGCCGACTACTTCTTCGACAAGACCGTCGAATTCGACGCCGCATGCCGTGTCATCGAATCCCTGGTGCACGCTCGCGCGCACCGCCACCGCCCCTGA
- a CDS encoding helix-turn-helix domain-containing protein, with protein sequence MSTATAFAADVSVVPRPTIALRPVARADAAKHPAARCSACAMRSMCLPPHLTPAEYGRLDAIICTTRQVRQGDALFRTDDPFQSIYAVRAGSFKTVMMHRDGREHVTGFQIAGETLGMDGIGGGQHCCDAIALEDSVVCIIPFGALEAACREMKPMQHFLYQMLSSEIVRESSQMLLLGTMSAEQRVAHFLLNLSSRFEARGYSATEFNLRMTREEIGCYLGMKLETVSRMFSRFHRDALVETRGKRVRIIDAQALARV encoded by the coding sequence ATGTCCACCGCCACCGCCTTCGCCGCCGACGTGTCCGTCGTACCCCGGCCAACGATTGCCCTGCGCCCGGTCGCGCGCGCCGACGCCGCCAAGCATCCGGCCGCACGCTGCTCGGCCTGCGCGATGCGCTCGATGTGCCTGCCGCCGCACCTGACCCCCGCCGAATACGGCCGCCTCGACGCGATCATCTGCACGACGCGACAAGTGCGCCAGGGCGACGCGCTGTTCCGCACCGACGATCCGTTCCAGAGCATCTATGCGGTGCGCGCGGGTTCGTTCAAGACGGTGATGATGCATCGCGACGGCCGCGAGCACGTGACGGGCTTCCAGATCGCCGGCGAAACGCTCGGCATGGACGGCATCGGCGGCGGCCAGCACTGCTGCGACGCGATCGCGCTGGAGGACAGCGTGGTGTGCATCATCCCGTTCGGCGCGCTCGAAGCCGCGTGCCGCGAGATGAAGCCGATGCAGCACTTTCTCTACCAGATGCTGAGCAGCGAGATCGTCCGCGAATCGAGCCAGATGCTGTTGCTCGGCACGATGTCGGCCGAGCAGCGCGTCGCGCATTTTCTGCTGAACCTGTCGTCGCGGTTCGAGGCGCGCGGCTATTCGGCGACCGAATTCAACCTGCGGATGACGCGCGAGGAAATCGGCTGCTATCTCGGGATGAAGCTCGAAACCGTCAGCCGGATGTTCTCGCGGTTCCATCGCGACGCGCTCGTCGAAACGCGCGGCAAGCGCGTGCGCATCATCGACGCGCAAGCGCTCGCGCGGGTCTGA
- a CDS encoding amino acid aminotransferase yields the protein MFEHIDAYPGDPILTLNENFQKDPRDQKVNLSIGIYFDAEGRIPVMGAVREAETTLQRDSGPKPYLPMVGLAAYRDAVQALVFGADHPARAAGRIATLQTLGGSGALKVGADFLKRYFPDAQVWLSDPSWENHRFIFERAGFTVNTYPYYDEATGGLKFDAMLAAIDALPARSIVLLHACCHNPTGVDLDEGQWEKLIDVIEARGLLPFVDMAYQGFGAGLDADAFAVRELARRGVPTLVANSFSKNFSLYGERVGGLSVVCENAAAADRVLGQLAGAVRSNYSNPQTYGAKVVATVLGTPALRKQWEEELSAMCRRIARMRQSIHDGLRDHVSGEALTRYVKQRGMFTYTGLTESQVDALREVHGVYILRSGRMCVAGLNDSNVGIVADAIGKVLKSGV from the coding sequence ATGTTCGAACACATCGACGCGTATCCGGGCGACCCGATCCTGACGCTCAACGAGAACTTCCAGAAAGATCCGCGCGACCAGAAGGTCAACCTGAGCATCGGGATCTATTTCGACGCCGAGGGCCGGATTCCGGTGATGGGCGCCGTGCGCGAAGCCGAAACCACGCTGCAGCGCGACAGCGGCCCGAAGCCGTACCTGCCGATGGTCGGCCTGGCCGCCTATCGCGACGCCGTGCAAGCGCTGGTGTTCGGCGCCGATCACCCGGCCCGCGCGGCCGGCCGCATCGCGACGCTGCAGACGCTCGGCGGCTCGGGCGCGCTGAAGGTCGGCGCCGATTTCCTGAAGCGCTATTTCCCGGATGCGCAGGTGTGGCTGAGCGATCCGAGCTGGGAAAACCATCGCTTCATCTTCGAGCGCGCCGGCTTCACGGTGAACACGTATCCGTACTACGACGAGGCGACGGGCGGCCTGAAGTTCGACGCGATGCTCGCGGCGATCGACGCGCTGCCGGCGCGCAGCATCGTGCTGCTGCACGCGTGCTGCCATAACCCGACCGGCGTCGATCTCGACGAAGGCCAGTGGGAGAAGCTGATCGACGTGATCGAGGCGCGCGGGCTGCTGCCGTTCGTCGACATGGCGTACCAGGGCTTCGGCGCGGGCCTCGACGCGGACGCGTTCGCGGTGCGCGAGCTGGCCCGCCGCGGCGTGCCGACGCTCGTCGCGAACTCGTTCTCGAAGAACTTCTCGCTGTACGGCGAGCGCGTGGGCGGCCTGAGCGTCGTCTGCGAAAACGCGGCCGCGGCCGATCGCGTGCTCGGCCAGCTGGCCGGCGCGGTGCGCTCGAACTACAGCAACCCGCAGACCTACGGCGCGAAGGTCGTCGCAACCGTGCTCGGCACGCCGGCGCTGCGCAAGCAGTGGGAAGAGGAACTGTCGGCGATGTGCCGCCGCATCGCGCGGATGCGCCAGTCGATCCACGACGGCCTGCGCGACCACGTGAGCGGCGAAGCGCTCACGCGCTACGTGAAGCAGCGCGGGATGTTCACGTACACGGGCCTGACCGAATCGCAGGTCGACGCGCTGCGCGAGGTGCACGGCGTGTATATCCTGCGTTCGGGCCGGATGTGCGTGGCGGGCCTGAACGACTCGAACGTCGGCATCGTCGCGGACGCGATCGGCAAGGTGCTGAAGAGCGGCGTCTGA
- a CDS encoding Lrp/AsnC family transcriptional regulator, translating into MPEPVLDRIDRHLLSVLQENGRASNLDLAKAVGLSPAQTLRRHRRLEEIGAIRRYETRLCPDTLGFGVTAFVHVTMERGHIRDLSKFQKLVSDLAQIQECFSVTGDIDYVLKVVAHDLKGLSTFLLETLMRIPGVSGVHSSVCLDEIKCTSAMPVES; encoded by the coding sequence ATGCCTGAACCGGTTCTCGATCGCATCGATCGCCACTTGCTGTCGGTGTTGCAGGAGAACGGCCGCGCGTCGAACCTCGACCTGGCGAAGGCCGTCGGCCTGTCGCCCGCGCAGACGCTGCGGCGCCACCGGCGGCTGGAGGAGATCGGCGCGATCCGCCGTTACGAAACGCGGCTGTGCCCCGATACGCTCGGCTTCGGCGTCACCGCGTTCGTGCACGTGACGATGGAGCGCGGGCATATCCGCGATTTGTCGAAGTTCCAGAAGCTCGTGTCGGATCTCGCGCAGATCCAGGAATGCTTCTCGGTGACGGGCGATATCGATTACGTGCTGAAAGTCGTCGCGCACGATCTGAAGGGGTTGTCGACGTTCCTGCTCGAAACGCTGATGCGCATTCCCGGCGTGAGCGGCGTGCATTCGAGCGTGTGCCTCGACGAGATCAAGTGTACGAGTGCGATGCCGGTGGAAAGCTGA
- a CDS encoding class I SAM-dependent methyltransferase, whose translation MTEPNDPNESPGRRAYASFAQRYADLAPTKAHNALYERPASMALLGDVAGLTVLDAGCGPGICSAHLAGHGATVHAFDVTPEMVALARTRCAGLPVDVREGDLEAPLAWLPDASVDKVLCSLALDYVRDLAPTLREFRRVARPGGTLVFSMAHPMRDWMDERTRGDGTYFDTSRFGFHWSGFGEPKPYVEAWRRPLADILNAVADGGWRLERFVEPTPLPEMKAVSERLHAELSLAPAFLCIRARC comes from the coding sequence ATGACCGAACCGAACGACCCGAACGAATCGCCCGGCCGCCGCGCTTACGCGAGCTTCGCGCAACGCTATGCGGACCTCGCGCCGACGAAGGCGCACAACGCGCTCTACGAGCGGCCGGCATCCATGGCGCTGCTCGGCGACGTAGCAGGCCTGACGGTGCTCGACGCCGGCTGCGGGCCCGGCATCTGCAGCGCGCATCTCGCCGGTCACGGCGCGACCGTGCATGCGTTCGACGTGACGCCGGAGATGGTTGCGCTCGCAAGGACGCGTTGCGCGGGCCTGCCGGTCGACGTCAGGGAAGGCGACCTGGAGGCGCCGCTCGCGTGGCTGCCCGACGCGTCGGTCGACAAGGTGCTGTGCTCGCTCGCGCTCGACTACGTGCGCGATCTCGCGCCGACGCTGCGCGAATTCCGGCGCGTCGCGCGGCCGGGCGGAACGCTCGTGTTCTCGATGGCGCATCCGATGCGCGACTGGATGGACGAACGCACGCGCGGCGACGGTACGTATTTCGACACGTCCCGCTTCGGTTTCCACTGGTCGGGGTTCGGCGAGCCGAAGCCGTACGTCGAAGCGTGGCGGCGGCCGCTCGCCGACATCCTGAACGCGGTCGCCGACGGCGGCTGGCGGCTCGAGCGCTTCGTCGAACCGACGCCGCTGCCGGAAATGAAAGCCGTATCCGAACGGCTCCACGCGGAGCTGTCGCTGGCACCGGCCTTCCTGTGCATCCGCGCGCGCTGCTGA